One genomic segment of Streptomyces liangshanensis includes these proteins:
- a CDS encoding LacI family DNA-binding transcriptional regulator, whose product MPRTPNSPSPKAGPVTLAMVARRAGVSPQTVSNALNSPDLLRPETLERVRRTIDEMGYRPHRAAQALRTRSSKLIGYGIRPTAPGASAPVMDGFLHALSQTADEAGYRILLFASPPPEGPDALDGYGELLDLHHVDGFVLSGTDRGDQRQAWLQKRGVPFVGFGRMWSGRQIGDWVDVDGASGTDAAVEHLVARGHRRIAFLGWPRGSGVGDDRAEGWQRAMRRHGLPVRGRRAYSVDDIASAQAAAVPLLEAGATAVVAASDMLALGCYHALREREAVPGADVAVVGFDDSPTAALLSPGLSTVAQPLEAVGRECVRLLLARMGEPARAPERVLLEPSLVVRDSTPALHG is encoded by the coding sequence ATGCCGCGCACCCCCAACTCCCCGTCGCCCAAGGCCGGTCCCGTGACCCTGGCCATGGTCGCGCGCCGGGCCGGGGTCTCACCGCAAACCGTCTCCAACGCCCTCAACTCCCCCGATCTGCTGCGCCCCGAGACCCTGGAGCGGGTGCGCAGGACCATCGACGAGATGGGCTACCGTCCGCACCGGGCGGCGCAGGCCCTCCGTACCCGCTCCAGCAAACTCATCGGGTACGGCATCCGCCCCACCGCGCCCGGCGCGTCCGCCCCGGTCATGGACGGCTTCCTGCACGCCCTGTCCCAGACGGCCGACGAGGCCGGTTACCGGATCCTGCTGTTCGCCTCACCCCCGCCCGAGGGTCCTGACGCCCTCGACGGGTACGGGGAACTGCTCGATCTGCACCACGTGGACGGGTTCGTGCTCAGCGGCACCGACCGGGGCGACCAGCGGCAGGCCTGGCTCCAGAAGCGCGGGGTCCCGTTCGTCGGCTTCGGCCGGATGTGGTCGGGGCGCCAGATCGGCGACTGGGTGGACGTCGACGGCGCCTCGGGTACGGACGCCGCCGTCGAGCACCTGGTGGCGCGCGGGCACCGGAGGATCGCGTTCCTGGGCTGGCCGCGCGGGTCGGGCGTCGGTGACGACCGCGCGGAGGGCTGGCAGCGCGCCATGCGCCGGCACGGTCTTCCGGTACGGGGCCGCCGCGCGTACAGCGTCGACGACATCGCGTCGGCGCAGGCCGCCGCCGTACCGCTGCTCGAAGCGGGCGCGACGGCGGTGGTCGCGGCGAGCGACATGCTCGCGCTCGGCTGCTACCACGCGCTGCGGGAGCGCGAGGCCGTACCGGGGGCGGACGTCGCCGTCGTCGGCTTCGACGACTCCCCCACCGCCGCGCTCCTCTCGCCCGGCCTGTCCACCGTGGCCCAGCCGCTGGAGGCCGTCGGCCGCGAATGCGTGCGGCTGCTGCTGGCCCGGATGGGAGAGCCCGCCCGGGCGCCCGAGCGCGTCCTGCTCGAACCGTCGCTGGTCGTACGGGACAGCACCCCGGCCTTACACGGCTGA
- a CDS encoding DUF6099 family protein yields the protein MDAERLIGVTRQALAASGEAWDVIAEAWQAQALAQAIGDRLALSGPPELRGEARELGETGGRGGGLPDAREAGGGGPGASGPGPEVFGSEVWWGAGTRARQLSSVPDARGALTGLAELLGEVGIALVAVACATDEEGLYWQCIEAIDAADEAGDRVAGLLRRLVAQEQERERKEARERQRQQETERERERQRNHERRRGR from the coding sequence ATGGATGCGGAACGGCTCATCGGCGTGACCCGGCAGGCCCTGGCCGCCAGCGGAGAGGCGTGGGACGTCATCGCGGAGGCCTGGCAGGCACAGGCGCTGGCGCAGGCGATCGGCGACCGGCTGGCGTTGAGCGGGCCGCCGGAGCTGCGCGGCGAGGCGCGTGAGCTGGGTGAGACAGGAGGACGCGGCGGTGGCTTACCGGACGCCCGGGAGGCGGGCGGCGGCGGCCCGGGCGCGAGCGGTCCGGGGCCGGAGGTGTTCGGCTCCGAGGTGTGGTGGGGGGCCGGGACCCGGGCGAGACAGCTGTCGTCGGTGCCGGACGCCCGGGGCGCGCTGACGGGGCTGGCGGAGTTACTGGGCGAGGTGGGGATCGCCCTCGTCGCCGTGGCGTGTGCGACGGACGAGGAGGGGCTGTACTGGCAGTGCATCGAGGCGATCGACGCGGCGGACGAGGCGGGCGACCGGGTGGCGGGCCTGCTGCGCCGGCTCGTCGCGCAGGAGCAGGAGCGGGAGCGCAAGGAGGCGCGGGAGCGCCAGAGACAGCAGGAGACCGAGCGCGAGCGGGAGCGGCAGCGGAACCACGAGCGCAGGCGGGGCCGTTGA
- a CDS encoding carbohydrate ABC transporter permease yields the protein MSLRPASAIRATRSRRGGRDRDGAWGWLFVSPMVLVLGSFLVLPILMALWVSLLHWDGQSNPFSGQADFVGLDNYRTLFTQDGLDRTLFATALRNNAYYVLLTVPLQTGLALVLAIVVNQRMLRGRGALRTIFFFPSVTSSIAVATVFLFLFQGSGAVNALLSWIGVKGPNWFADPRGVLSLVLGGLGLVDPEHPTGLLAEHSTMGLSWFEWLSGPSVAMCTIILLAVWTTSGTFMLIFLAALQDIPRELEETAALEGVNRRQLLRYVTLPALRPVLFLVLTLGLISTWQVFDQVYVMGQGAPGNTTLTPAFLSYSAGFDNADFGQGSAIAFVLLALILVLTGFQRWALRERGARTGRKR from the coding sequence ATGTCCCTCCGCCCGGCAAGCGCGATACGCGCGACACGCTCGCGGCGCGGCGGGCGCGACCGGGACGGCGCGTGGGGCTGGCTGTTCGTCAGCCCCATGGTGCTGGTCCTCGGTTCGTTCCTGGTGCTGCCGATCCTGATGGCGCTCTGGGTGAGCCTGCTGCACTGGGACGGGCAGTCCAACCCCTTCTCCGGCCAGGCCGACTTCGTGGGCCTGGACAACTACCGCACGCTCTTCACGCAGGACGGCCTCGACCGCACGCTCTTCGCGACCGCTCTGCGCAACAACGCGTACTACGTCCTCCTGACCGTGCCGTTGCAGACCGGCCTGGCCCTGGTGCTGGCGATTGTCGTCAACCAGCGGATGCTGCGCGGCCGGGGCGCGCTCCGTACGATCTTCTTCTTCCCGTCCGTCACCAGCTCGATCGCCGTCGCCACGGTGTTCCTGTTCCTCTTCCAAGGAAGCGGTGCGGTCAACGCCCTGTTGTCGTGGATCGGGGTCAAGGGGCCGAACTGGTTCGCCGATCCGCGCGGGGTGCTCTCACTGGTCCTGGGCGGGCTCGGCCTCGTGGATCCCGAGCACCCCACCGGGCTGCTGGCCGAGCACTCCACGATGGGACTGTCGTGGTTCGAGTGGCTGTCGGGGCCGTCGGTCGCGATGTGCACGATCATCCTGCTGGCCGTGTGGACCACGTCGGGCACCTTCATGCTGATCTTCCTCGCGGCGCTCCAGGACATCCCCAGGGAGTTGGAGGAGACGGCGGCCCTGGAGGGCGTCAACCGCCGCCAGTTGCTGCGGTACGTGACCCTGCCCGCGCTGCGTCCCGTGCTGTTCCTGGTGCTCACCCTGGGCCTGATCTCCACCTGGCAGGTCTTCGACCAGGTGTACGTGATGGGTCAGGGCGCCCCGGGCAACACCACGCTGACGCCCGCGTTCCTGTCGTACTCCGCGGGCTTCGACAACGCCGACTTCGGCCAGGGCTCGGCGATCGCGTTCGTCCTGCTCGCCCTGATCCTCGTGCTGACCGGCTTCCAGCGCTGGGCGCTGCGGGAGCGCGGCGCACGCACCGGGAGGAAGCGATGA
- a CDS encoding LLM class F420-dependent oxidoreductase, whose protein sequence is MDLRIFTEPQQGASYETLLSVAKATEDLGFDAFFRSDHYLPMGSADGLPGPTDAWITLAALARETKRIRLGTLMTAGTFRLPGVLAIQVAQVDQMSGGRVELGLGAGWFEEEHQAYGIPFPKDKFARLEEQLAIVTGLWETEAGKTFSYEGTHYQLTDSPALPKPAQAKLPVLIGGHGAKRTPRLAARYADEFNIPFASLEDTATQFGRVRAALTEAGRGEDDLVYSNALIVCVGKDDAEVARRAAAIGREVDELKANGLAGSPAEVVDKIGRYAAVGSSRFYLQVMDLDDLDHLELISSQVQSQLS, encoded by the coding sequence ATGGATCTTCGCATCTTCACCGAGCCCCAGCAAGGGGCGAGTTACGAGACATTGCTGAGCGTGGCCAAGGCGACCGAGGACCTCGGATTCGACGCCTTCTTCCGCTCCGACCACTACCTGCCCATGGGCTCGGCCGACGGGCTTCCCGGTCCCACGGACGCCTGGATCACCCTGGCGGCGCTGGCCCGTGAGACCAAGCGGATCCGGCTCGGCACGCTCATGACGGCCGGCACGTTCCGGCTGCCCGGCGTCCTCGCCATCCAGGTCGCGCAGGTGGACCAGATGTCCGGCGGCCGCGTCGAGCTGGGCCTGGGCGCGGGCTGGTTCGAGGAGGAGCACCAGGCGTACGGGATTCCGTTCCCCAAGGACAAGTTCGCCCGGCTCGAGGAACAGCTCGCGATCGTGACGGGGCTGTGGGAGACCGAGGCCGGCAAGACGTTCTCCTACGAGGGCACGCATTACCAGCTGACCGACTCGCCCGCGCTGCCCAAGCCCGCCCAGGCGAAGCTGCCGGTGCTCATCGGCGGGCACGGCGCGAAGCGCACCCCGCGCCTGGCCGCCCGGTACGCGGACGAGTTCAACATCCCCTTCGCCTCGCTGGAGGACACGGCCACGCAGTTCGGCCGCGTCCGGGCCGCGCTCACCGAGGCGGGCCGGGGCGAGGACGACCTCGTGTACTCGAACGCGCTGATCGTCTGCGTGGGCAAGGACGACGCCGAGGTCGCCCGCCGGGCCGCCGCCATCGGCCGCGAGGTCGACGAGCTGAAGGCGAACGGGCTCGCGGGCTCGCCCGCCGAGGTGGTGGACAAGATCGGCCGGTACGCGGCCGTCGGCTCCTCGCGGTTCTACCTCCAGGTCATGGACCTGGACGACCTCGACCACCTGGAGCTGATCTCCTCGCAGGTCCAGTCCCAGCTGAGCTGA
- a CDS encoding glycogen debranching N-terminal domain-containing protein: MDITVKTHDITNPAEGAAPPDGSPQGPAGLQPFLHDAVVTLYAPSFAISRGDGQIGDPGEGGADGFYHGDTRALSRLTVEAGGVVLAPVRGGLDGADRASFRAVLRGLGEHTPDPAVTLRRRRHVTPGRLAETLDVTNAGRQDVRVRLTVTAATDLAPMERVKSGDRPAAVPAVATGDGLAWSQEAFTVRLGSTPAATTADPAAGRLAYDIALAPGETWTAVLDCEAAHEEGDQFPAPPAGRLPWRTPRLRSADRRFDHWLDQSTADLDRLRLTDPADPADQFLAAGAPWFLTLFGRDSLWAARMLLPLGTDLAAGTLRTLARRQGGATDHDTEEQPGKILHEVRRSAQRFDDTFALPPCYYGTVDATPLWITLLHDAWRWGLAPDQVEQLLPHAESALRWMGEYGDADGDGFLEYIDLTGRGLANQGWKDSGDSIRHRDGRLADSPIALCEVQAYAYEAARGGADLLRAFGRPGADRWEEWAERLRVHFRERFWVEDARGPYPAVALDRDKRPVDSVTSGFGHLLGTGLLDHEESALLAARISAPDLDSGHGLRTLSTDSVGFNPYGYHIGSIWPHDTAIAVHGLVRAGFPDAAAPLAAGLLTASAGFDARLPELFAGHGAATDAFPAPYPASCRPQAWAAASSVLVLQSVLGLSADVPGGTVTVAPAFAEAYRPLRVEGLDVAGGRLDITVAADGTAHVEAPAGLEVKREQLTPR, encoded by the coding sequence TTGGACATCACTGTCAAGACCCACGACATAACGAACCCGGCCGAGGGGGCCGCTCCGCCGGACGGAAGCCCCCAGGGACCGGCCGGTCTCCAGCCGTTCCTGCACGACGCCGTCGTGACGCTGTACGCGCCGAGCTTCGCGATCTCGCGGGGCGACGGACAGATCGGCGACCCCGGCGAGGGCGGCGCCGACGGCTTCTACCACGGCGACACCCGGGCCCTGTCCCGGCTGACCGTCGAGGCCGGGGGCGTGGTGCTCGCGCCGGTACGCGGCGGTCTCGACGGCGCCGACCGGGCCTCGTTCCGCGCCGTCCTGCGCGGCCTCGGCGAGCACACCCCCGACCCGGCCGTCACCCTGCGCCGCCGCCGCCACGTCACCCCGGGCCGGCTGGCGGAGACCCTGGACGTCACCAACGCGGGGCGGCAGGACGTCCGCGTCCGGCTGACCGTCACCGCCGCCACCGACCTCGCGCCCATGGAGCGCGTCAAGTCGGGCGACCGCCCCGCCGCCGTACCCGCCGTCGCCACCGGGGACGGACTCGCCTGGTCCCAGGAGGCGTTCACCGTACGGCTCGGCAGCACACCCGCCGCCACGACGGCCGACCCGGCGGCCGGACGGCTCGCGTACGACATCGCGCTGGCCCCCGGCGAGACCTGGACCGCCGTCCTGGACTGCGAGGCGGCGCACGAGGAGGGCGACCAGTTCCCCGCGCCGCCCGCCGGCCGCCTGCCCTGGCGCACGCCCCGGCTGCGGAGCGCGGACCGGCGGTTCGACCACTGGCTCGACCAGTCCACCGCCGACCTGGACCGGCTGCGCCTCACCGATCCCGCCGACCCCGCCGACCAGTTCCTCGCCGCCGGGGCCCCGTGGTTCCTCACGCTCTTCGGCCGCGACTCGCTGTGGGCCGCGCGGATGCTGCTGCCGCTCGGGACGGACCTCGCGGCCGGCACGCTGCGCACCCTCGCGCGCCGCCAGGGCGGGGCGACCGACCACGACACCGAGGAGCAGCCCGGCAAGATCCTGCACGAAGTGCGGCGCAGCGCCCAGCGGTTCGACGACACCTTCGCCCTGCCGCCCTGCTACTACGGCACGGTCGACGCCACGCCCCTGTGGATCACCCTGCTGCACGACGCCTGGCGCTGGGGCCTCGCCCCCGACCAGGTCGAACAGCTCCTGCCGCATGCCGAGTCGGCCCTGCGGTGGATGGGCGAGTACGGCGACGCCGACGGTGACGGCTTCCTCGAATACATCGACCTGACCGGGCGCGGCCTGGCCAACCAGGGCTGGAAGGACTCCGGCGACTCGATCAGGCACCGTGACGGGCGCCTCGCCGACTCCCCGATCGCGCTCTGCGAGGTGCAGGCGTACGCGTACGAGGCGGCCCGCGGCGGCGCCGACCTGCTGCGCGCCTTCGGCCGTCCCGGCGCGGACCGCTGGGAGGAGTGGGCCGAGCGGCTGCGCGTCCACTTCCGTGAACGCTTCTGGGTCGAGGACGCGCGCGGGCCGTACCCGGCCGTCGCCCTCGACCGCGACAAACGCCCGGTGGACTCGGTCACCTCGGGCTTCGGGCACCTGCTCGGCACCGGCCTGCTCGACCACGAGGAGAGCGCGCTGCTCGCCGCGCGGATCAGCGCGCCGGACCTCGACTCGGGGCACGGTCTGCGGACCCTGAGCACGGACTCCGTGGGATTCAACCCGTACGGCTACCACATCGGTTCGATCTGGCCGCACGACACCGCGATTGCCGTGCACGGCCTGGTCAGGGCGGGCTTCCCGGACGCGGCCGCGCCGCTGGCGGCGGGCCTGCTGACCGCCTCCGCGGGCTTCGACGCGCGCCTTCCCGAACTGTTCGCCGGGCACGGCGCGGCCACCGACGCGTTCCCCGCGCCCTATCCGGCGTCCTGCCGGCCGCAGGCGTGGGCCGCCGCGTCGTCCGTCCTGGTGCTCCAGTCGGTGCTGGGCCTGTCCGCCGACGTCCCGGGCGGGACGGTCACGGTCGCGCCGGCCTTCGCGGAGGCGTACCGCCCGCTCCGTGTCGAGGGCCTCGACGTGGCGGGCGGCAGGCTGGACATCACGGTCGCCGCCGACGGCACCGCGCACGTCGAGGCGCCGGCCGGGCTGGAGGTGAAGCGCGAGCAGCTCACCCCGCGTTGA
- a CDS encoding cell division protein SepF: protein MSRYDRYDVTDEQWEGLAQVVPLRSRNEWPSRVDHRAVQPEPRVEHRRFVVLRVRVFADAREVADHLIAQIPVLLDLSGAELDVAKRILDFSSGVVFGLGSGMHRVDKNVFLLAPVGTEVEGIAAAAVPGP from the coding sequence GTGAGCAGGTACGACAGATACGACGTCACCGACGAGCAGTGGGAAGGCCTGGCGCAGGTCGTCCCGCTGCGCAGCCGCAACGAATGGCCGTCGCGGGTCGACCACCGCGCCGTGCAGCCGGAACCCCGCGTCGAGCACCGCAGGTTCGTCGTCCTGCGGGTGCGGGTCTTCGCGGACGCGCGCGAGGTCGCCGACCACCTGATCGCCCAGATCCCGGTCCTGTTGGACCTGTCGGGCGCCGAACTCGACGTGGCCAAGCGCATCCTGGACTTCAGCAGCGGGGTGGTCTTCGGCCTCGGCAGCGGGATGCACCGCGTCGACAAGAACGTGTTCCTGCTGGCCCCCGTCGGCACGGAGGTCGAGGGGATCGCGGCGGCGGCCGTCCCGGGGCCGTAG
- a CDS encoding helix-turn-helix domain-containing protein, translated as MGVPPVRSPDSSRAADILTMHRLARKGDGVQPLLRWLARRTGCWVGLVDTAGDVHAASPAEPDSEVIALVADGLRAMRVRGLRTFVAGASPDRSGALLTVDLPGDRPGAEPSGLVLAVVGPDPLGTAAPADAGPLLGVCWWAKETARARRRVEVADARGREAVLHLLMSGNLATAHQIAGVLAPRLHDPARFHVVECGVDRRAETIRVCTELTGGRAWIVRCPVYSDHVLVVASANPAPDGARPLEAALTAEIEGCVVGTGDALALRDTAVGYQQAFHALAVARGRPERWARFDAALGLPVVLGGRGRVWADHLLAPLTAYVPARAADPDSATLTDTVRSWLAFSAGATDLMKIHRNTLASRLRRVESLLGLDLRLVGDQAKLDLALRIGALPRTREHEATDRETTRHEMTRHETADLVRTAYRAAEGGPPTPAPAPFDALLRLPAVQEWALTQLRPVRTEAPGLETTLRTWLRNDTRLSSTAEALGVSVTGTRKRLARLEQVLRRSLLRPPNARLDLWVAVAALEGGGPDRNF; from the coding sequence GTGGGTGTGCCACCGGTACGGTCCCCGGACTCCTCGCGCGCGGCCGACATCCTGACCATGCACCGGCTGGCCCGCAAGGGGGACGGGGTGCAGCCGCTGCTGCGCTGGCTGGCCCGCAGGACCGGGTGCTGGGTCGGGCTGGTGGACACGGCCGGCGACGTACACGCCGCGTCTCCCGCCGAGCCCGATTCCGAGGTGATCGCACTTGTCGCCGACGGGCTGCGGGCGATGCGGGTGCGGGGGCTGCGGACGTTCGTGGCGGGCGCGTCCCCGGACCGGTCGGGCGCGCTGCTGACCGTGGACCTCCCCGGGGACCGGCCCGGGGCCGAGCCGTCCGGGCTGGTCCTGGCGGTGGTCGGTCCCGATCCCCTGGGGACGGCCGCCCCGGCCGACGCGGGGCCGCTGCTGGGCGTCTGCTGGTGGGCGAAGGAGACCGCGCGGGCCCGGCGGCGCGTGGAGGTCGCCGACGCGCGCGGACGGGAGGCCGTGCTGCACCTGTTGATGTCCGGGAACCTCGCCACGGCGCACCAGATCGCGGGCGTCCTCGCGCCGCGCCTGCACGATCCGGCCCGCTTCCACGTCGTCGAGTGCGGTGTCGACCGGCGGGCCGAGACGATCCGGGTCTGCACGGAACTCACCGGCGGCCGGGCCTGGATCGTGCGGTGCCCGGTCTACTCCGACCATGTGCTGGTGGTCGCGTCCGCGAACCCCGCCCCCGACGGCGCGCGCCCGCTGGAGGCCGCCCTCACCGCGGAGATCGAGGGCTGCGTGGTGGGTACCGGCGACGCGCTGGCCCTGCGCGACACGGCCGTCGGCTACCAACAGGCCTTCCACGCCCTGGCGGTGGCGCGGGGCCGCCCCGAGCGCTGGGCGCGCTTCGACGCCGCGCTCGGGCTGCCCGTCGTGCTGGGCGGGCGGGGCCGCGTCTGGGCGGACCACCTGCTGGCGCCGCTGACCGCTTACGTCCCCGCCCGGGCCGCCGACCCCGACAGCGCCACGCTGACCGACACCGTCCGGTCGTGGCTGGCCTTCTCCGCCGGCGCGACCGACCTCATGAAGATCCACCGCAACACCCTGGCCTCGCGCCTGCGCCGCGTCGAGTCGCTGCTGGGCCTGGACCTGAGGCTCGTCGGCGACCAGGCGAAGCTCGACCTCGCCCTGCGGATCGGCGCGCTGCCCCGCACGAGGGAGCACGAGGCGACGGACCGCGAGACGACGCGCCACGAGATGACGCGCCACGAGACGGCAGACCTCGTAAGGACGGCGTACCGCGCGGCGGAGGGCGGACCACCCACCCCCGCCCCGGCCCCCTTCGACGCGCTCCTGCGCCTGCCCGCCGTACAGGAGTGGGCGCTCACGCAGCTGCGTCCCGTACGGACGGAGGCGCCCGGGCTGGAGACGACTCTGCGCACGTGGCTGCGCAACGACACCCGGCTGAGCAGCACGGCGGAGGCGCTCGGGGTGTCGGTGACGGGCACCAGGAAGCGGCTGGCGCGGCTCGAACAGGTCCTGCGCCGGTCGCTGCTGCGGCCCCCGAACGCGCGGCTCGACCTCTGGGTGGCGGTCGCCGCCTTGGAGGGCGGCGGGCCGGACAGGAACTTCTGA
- the mmuM gene encoding homocysteine S-methyltransferase → MRPVRPLATALAEEPLVLDGGLSNQLRAQGCDLSDALWSARLLVEGPQQIEAAHAAYVRAGAQVLITSSYQATYEGFARRGIARAEASGLLARSVDLARRAGDAVDREVWVAASVGPYGAMLADGSEYRGRYGLSVADLERFHRPRIETLAAAAPDVLALETVPDEDEARALLAAAEGCGVPVWLSYSVEADGERTRAGQPLAEAFAVAAGNDQVVAVGVNCCEPAAVDHAIAVAAAVTGKPVVVYPNSGERWDATARAWRGDATFDPSRVTAWRAAGARLVGGCCRVGPEAIARL, encoded by the coding sequence GTGCGGCCCGTCCGTCCCCTCGCCACGGCGCTCGCCGAGGAGCCGCTCGTCCTCGACGGCGGCCTCTCCAACCAGCTCCGGGCCCAGGGCTGCGACCTGTCCGACGCCCTCTGGTCGGCGCGGCTCCTCGTCGAAGGGCCGCAGCAGATCGAGGCGGCCCACGCGGCGTACGTACGGGCGGGCGCGCAGGTCCTCATCACCTCCAGCTACCAGGCGACGTACGAGGGGTTCGCGCGGCGCGGGATCGCCCGCGCCGAGGCGTCCGGGCTGCTGGCCCGCAGCGTGGACCTGGCCCGCCGGGCGGGCGACGCGGTCGATCGCGAGGTGTGGGTGGCCGCGTCGGTCGGCCCGTACGGCGCGATGCTCGCGGACGGCAGCGAGTACCGGGGGCGGTACGGGCTGTCGGTGGCGGACCTGGAGCGTTTCCACCGGCCGCGGATCGAGACGCTCGCCGCGGCGGCGCCGGACGTGCTCGCCCTGGAGACCGTGCCGGACGAGGACGAGGCGCGGGCCCTGCTGGCGGCGGCCGAGGGGTGCGGGGTGCCGGTCTGGCTCTCGTACTCCGTCGAGGCCGACGGTGAGCGCACCCGGGCCGGGCAGCCGCTCGCCGAGGCGTTCGCGGTGGCGGCGGGCAACGACCAGGTGGTCGCGGTGGGCGTCAACTGCTGCGAGCCCGCCGCCGTGGACCACGCGATCGCGGTCGCCGCGGCGGTGACGGGCAAACCGGTGGTGGTCTATCCCAACAGCGGCGAGCGGTGGGACGCGACGGCACGGGCCTGGCGCGGCGACGCCACCTTCGACCCGTCCCGGGTGACCGCCTGGCGCGCGGCGGGCGCCCGCCTGGTCGGCGGCTGCTGCCGCGTCGGCCCCGAG
- a CDS encoding sugar ABC transporter substrate-binding protein: protein MAHRTAFAALATCAALLTATGCSSGFDSGKEPAQEKSGKQELTVLIATSGDAETQAVKSAAAAYAKTSGNSVTVEVAKDMNQQLAQSFAGHKPPDVFYVNSDQFANYAKGGSLYPYGDQIADADDFSAQLRSSFSYDNKLMCLPKDTSTLGLAVNTALWKKAGLTEKDYPTTWAQLRTVADKLTGDGVTGLVTSDEYQRLGVFMRQAGGWVTDADQTKMTADTAQNAEGLAFVQGLLKSGSMKFAKAVDTSWGGEALGKGKAAMTIEGNWLDGGMKLDYPDVDYRILPLPAGPAGKGTLAFSTCWGVAADSPHHRASVDLVKSLTSAQQQVAFAEAFGVMPSRTSALATFAERQPRAKAWVDGSAYAQGPVTIAGFDKVLSQFNTELQSLRTADPKKILADLQRNGEQALAKGN, encoded by the coding sequence ATGGCCCACCGCACGGCCTTCGCCGCCCTCGCCACCTGCGCGGCGCTGCTGACCGCGACCGGCTGTTCGTCCGGTTTCGACAGCGGCAAGGAGCCCGCACAGGAGAAGTCCGGGAAGCAGGAACTGACCGTCCTGATCGCCACCTCGGGAGACGCCGAGACCCAGGCCGTGAAGAGCGCGGCCGCCGCGTACGCGAAGACCTCCGGCAACTCCGTGACCGTCGAGGTCGCCAAGGACATGAATCAACAGCTGGCCCAGTCCTTCGCCGGGCACAAGCCGCCGGACGTCTTCTACGTCAACTCCGACCAGTTCGCCAACTACGCCAAGGGCGGCTCGCTCTACCCGTACGGCGATCAGATAGCCGACGCGGACGACTTCTCCGCGCAGCTGCGCTCCTCGTTCTCGTACGACAACAAGCTGATGTGCCTTCCCAAGGACACCTCCACCCTCGGTCTCGCCGTCAACACCGCCCTGTGGAAGAAGGCCGGGCTCACCGAGAAGGACTACCCGACCACCTGGGCGCAGTTGAGGACGGTCGCGGACAAGCTCACGGGCGACGGCGTCACCGGCCTGGTGACCAGCGACGAGTACCAGCGGCTCGGCGTCTTCATGAGGCAGGCGGGCGGCTGGGTCACCGACGCGGACCAGACGAAGATGACCGCCGACACCGCCCAGAACGCCGAGGGGCTGGCCTTCGTGCAGGGACTCCTCAAGTCCGGTTCGATGAAGTTCGCCAAGGCGGTCGACACCAGCTGGGGCGGTGAGGCGCTCGGCAAGGGCAAGGCCGCGATGACCATCGAGGGCAACTGGCTCGACGGCGGCATGAAGCTCGACTACCCGGACGTCGACTACCGGATCCTGCCGCTGCCCGCCGGTCCGGCCGGCAAGGGCACCCTCGCGTTCAGCACGTGCTGGGGCGTCGCCGCCGACAGCCCGCACCACCGGGCCAGTGTCGACCTGGTGAAGTCGCTGACCTCGGCCCAGCAGCAGGTGGCCTTCGCCGAGGCGTTCGGTGTGATGCCGAGCCGCACGAGCGCGCTGGCGACCTTCGCCGAGCGGCAGCCGCGCGCCAAGGCGTGGGTGGACGGCAGCGCGTACGCGCAGGGTCCGGTGACGATCGCGGGCTTCGACAAGGTGCTGAGCCAGTTCAACACCGAGCTCCAGTCGCTGCGTACGGCCGACCCGAAGAAGATCCTCGCCGACCTCCAGCGCAACGGCGAACAGGCCCTGGCGAAAGGCAACTGA